A genomic segment from bacterium encodes:
- a CDS encoding response regulator encodes MENLQPIDILLVEDNEDDIIIINRTFKKLKLTNNIYTVRDGQEALDFVFKEGKYALSPTPGLILLDINMPKLSGFDVLERLKAHPVYKIIPVIMLTVSDREEDIVRSYKNGAVSYITKSMKFDDFVTVMEHFELYWTLVSKVPRVR; translated from the coding sequence ATGGAGAATCTTCAACCAATCGATATCCTTTTAGTGGAGGACAACGAGGATGATATTATTATCATCAATCGCACCTTTAAAAAGCTAAAGTTGACAAATAACATCTACACGGTTCGAGATGGTCAGGAAGCATTAGACTTTGTTTTTAAAGAGGGTAAATATGCCCTATCACCTACACCAGGACTAATCCTTTTAGACATCAATATGCCCAAACTAAGTGGTTTTGATGTCCTGGAACGACTTAAGGCACATCCAGTCTACAAAATTATACCCGTGATTATGCTTACTGTTTCAGATAGAGAGGAAGATATTGTCAGAAGTTATAAGAATGGTGCGGTATCTTATATTACCAAATCAATGAAATTTGATGATTTTGTCACGGTTATGGAGCATTTTGAACTTTACTGGACATTGGTCTCAAAGGTGCCAAGAGTAAGATAA
- a CDS encoding nucleotide pyrophosphohydrolase yields MENDFMNVTFETLKKLVEEFIAERNWQKYHNPKNLAMSISIESAELMEIFQWLTLEESIGLKDNKEKFEQIKEEVADIIIYCLSLSNILNIDLNQAILEKIEKNKAKYPTFKYKGNFE; encoded by the coding sequence TTGGAGAATGATTTTATGAATGTTACCTTTGAAACACTTAAGAAACTGGTAGAAGAATTCATCGCAGAACGGAATTGGCAAAAATACCATAACCCGAAAAACTTAGCTATGTCTATTTCCATTGAGTCGGCAGAATTAATGGAGATTTTTCAATGGCTAACTTTAGAGGAATCTATTGGATTAAAAGATAATAAAGAAAAATTTGAGCAGATTAAGGAAGAAGTAGCAGATATAATTATCTATTGTTTGAGTTTAAGCAATATTCTTAATATTGACTTAAATCAGGCAATTTTAGAGAAGATAGAAAAGAATAAAGCTAAATATCCTACTTTTAAATACAAAGGAAATTTCGAGTAA
- a CDS encoding secondary thiamine-phosphate synthase enzyme YjbQ, whose translation MKSVTEYLWFDTQTKRAYINITPQVEELVRKSGVKEGLCLVNAMHITASVFINDDERGLIQDYDDWLEKIAPHNPTSQYRHNRTGEDNADAHIKRQIMGREVVVAITNGKLDFGTWEQIFYGEFDGQRKKRVLVKIIGE comes from the coding sequence ATGAAATCAGTTACAGAATATCTATGGTTTGATACTCAGACTAAACGGGCGTATATCAACATTACACCTCAAGTAGAAGAATTAGTGAGGAAAAGTGGGGTTAAGGAAGGGTTATGTCTGGTAAATGCTATGCACATCACTGCCAGTGTTTTTATAAACGATGATGAACGAGGATTGATACAGGATTATGATGACTGGTTAGAGAAAATTGCCCCTCATAACCCGACATCGCAATATCGACATAATCGCACTGGTGAGGATAATGCTGATGCCCACATAAAACGCCAGATAATGGGAAGAGAAGTAGTGGTGGCAATAACAAATGGTAAGTTAGATTTTGGGACCTGGGAACAAATATTTTATGGCGAGTTTGATGGCCAGAGAAAAAAACGGGTTCTGGTAAAAATTATTGGAGAATGA